One genomic region from Spartobacteria bacterium encodes:
- a CDS encoding M48 family peptidase, translating to MYLGLILAVLAVHFVIDVVSDWLNVRHMSPEIPEEFKGCYDDEKYAESQRYLRETTRFSLIQNVITTPVTMLFIGLGGLGWLQSICLSYGLGMIPTGLIFMFILMLVGQITGLPFSIYETFVIEARYGFNKTSPKTFIADQFKGILLTLLLGFPLLTLLLFFFQKINRDAWIYAFLATTIFQLFIMYIAPVTILPLFNKFTPLADGSLKQRIQALAQQCGFTLSGIFEIDGSRRSTKSNAYFTGFGRWRRIALYDTLIQNHTEDELVAVLGHEIGHWKKGHIRKQLIISLILSAVMFKLMALFIFDAHWYQAVGISYEAVNGTAAPFYAGMMVFMIVFSPLNYLLSIFGNALSRRFEYQADRFAAETLHSSEPMISALKKLSVDNLSNLTPHPLVVALEYSHPPVIQRIAALRGIAAN from the coding sequence ATGTATTTAGGTCTCATTTTAGCCGTTCTGGCGGTGCATTTCGTCATCGATGTTGTTTCCGACTGGCTGAACGTACGACACATGAGCCCCGAGATACCCGAAGAATTCAAAGGCTGTTATGACGACGAGAAATATGCTGAATCTCAACGCTATCTTCGGGAAACCACACGTTTTTCGCTGATTCAAAACGTCATCACGACCCCGGTGACGATGCTTTTCATCGGCCTGGGAGGGTTAGGCTGGCTTCAGAGCATCTGCCTGTCCTATGGCCTGGGAATGATCCCCACGGGCCTGATTTTCATGTTTATCCTCATGCTGGTCGGGCAGATCACCGGTCTGCCCTTTTCTATTTATGAAACCTTTGTTATCGAGGCACGCTACGGCTTCAATAAAACATCGCCGAAGACGTTCATCGCCGATCAATTCAAAGGTATCCTGCTAACCCTGCTTTTGGGATTCCCTCTGCTGACGCTGCTTCTCTTCTTTTTCCAGAAAATCAATCGGGATGCCTGGATTTATGCCTTTTTGGCCACCACGATATTTCAGCTGTTTATCATGTACATCGCACCGGTGACGATTCTACCCCTCTTTAATAAATTTACCCCGTTGGCCGACGGGTCACTCAAACAGCGCATTCAGGCACTGGCACAGCAATGTGGATTTACACTAAGCGGAATCTTTGAGATCGACGGCTCCCGCCGTTCGACCAAAAGCAATGCCTATTTCACCGGATTCGGCCGCTGGCGGCGGATTGCCCTGTACGATACGCTGATCCAAAATCACACAGAAGACGAATTGGTGGCGGTACTGGGTCATGAAATCGGCCACTGGAAAAAAGGGCACATACGCAAACAGCTGATTATCAGCCTCATACTGAGTGCTGTTATGTTTAAACTCATGGCGTTATTCATCTTTGATGCCCATTGGTATCAGGCCGTCGGCATTTCCTACGAGGCAGTCAATGGAACAGCAGCACCCTTTTATGCGGGCATGATGGTGTTTATGATCGTCTTCTCACCGCTCAACTATCTGCTTTCCATTTTCGGCAATGCGCTGTCTCGTCGTTTTGAATATCAGGCCGACCGCTTTGCGGCAGAAACCCTTCACTCATCAGAGCCGATGATCAGCGCACTGAAAAAACTCAGTGTCGACAATTTATCAAACCTAACTCCCCATCCCCTCGTCGTTGCACTGGAATACTCCCACCCCCCGGTCATTCAGCGCATTGCGGCCTTGCGCGGCATCGCCGCCAACTAA
- a CDS encoding UDP-4-amino-4-deoxy-L-arabinose aminotransferase: MRDAFLPFCVPSLSEETIEAVGQVLRSGWITTGPWCAKLEAALKDYVGCDHALAVSAATGGMHCALLALGIGPGDEVITPSMTWVSTPNLISLLGAKPVFVDVDRDTLLMTPEAAEAAITPRTKAVIPVHYAGAPVDLDAFEALAQKHQITLIEDAAHAIGTRYKGRHVGQRGLAIFSFHPIKNMTTCEGGAVVVDDPELADRIKQFKFHGLSVDAFDRKLQGRTPKAMVQYPGYKYNMTDVAAVIGCKQLESLDGFHRRRIELTMAYRNVLADIPGITPLSDPTYEHTHARDLMIVRVEPEKAGLDRDAFMLALKERNIGTGLHFLAAHLHTYYQKTLNTGYGMLPNTEWNTDRICSIPLFPGMTDEDFNDVVDAIRDVVQSAKKA; the protein is encoded by the coding sequence ATGAGAGATGCATTTTTGCCATTTTGTGTACCAAGTTTGTCCGAAGAAACCATCGAAGCGGTAGGGCAGGTGCTGCGTTCCGGCTGGATTACCACGGGCCCATGGTGTGCGAAACTGGAAGCCGCACTGAAAGACTATGTCGGATGCGATCATGCGCTTGCAGTCAGTGCCGCGACCGGTGGAATGCACTGTGCCCTTTTAGCACTGGGCATCGGCCCTGGTGATGAAGTGATTACGCCTTCCATGACATGGGTTTCCACGCCGAATCTCATTTCTTTACTAGGAGCCAAACCGGTGTTTGTCGATGTGGACAGGGACACGCTGCTCATGACACCAGAAGCGGCGGAGGCGGCCATCACACCGAGAACAAAAGCCGTTATACCCGTTCATTATGCCGGTGCTCCCGTAGACCTCGATGCGTTTGAAGCACTGGCACAAAAGCACCAGATCACTCTGATTGAAGATGCAGCTCATGCGATTGGAACACGTTACAAAGGACGTCACGTCGGACAGCGCGGTCTCGCCATCTTTTCCTTTCATCCCATCAAAAATATGACCACCTGCGAAGGCGGTGCCGTGGTCGTTGACGACCCCGAACTGGCCGACCGAATCAAACAATTTAAATTCCATGGACTCAGCGTTGATGCCTTTGACAGGAAGCTGCAAGGGCGCACCCCCAAAGCCATGGTACAGTATCCGGGATATAAATATAACATGACCGATGTAGCGGCGGTCATCGGGTGTAAACAGCTGGAAAGTCTGGACGGGTTTCATCGCCGCCGCATTGAATTGACTATGGCCTATCGCAACGTTCTCGCAGATATTCCCGGGATCACCCCCCTCTCGGATCCAACCTACGAGCACACGCATGCCCGGGACTTGATGATCGTACGTGTCGAACCGGAAAAAGCCGGGCTGGATCGCGATGCGTTCATGCTGGCACTGAAAGAACGTAACATAGGCACCGGTCTCCATTTCCTGGCCGCACATCTGCATACCTATTACCAGAAAACGCTAAATACGGGCTATGGAATGTTGCCGAACACCGAATGGAATACAGATCGCATCTGCTCTATTCCGCTATTCCCGGGAATGACAGACGAGGATTTCAATGATGTCGTAGATGCCATTCGTGATGTTGTTCAATCTGCAAAGAAGGCGTAA
- a CDS encoding cation:proton antiporter — protein MMSFLNNLFLMPLANSAAPAGTENVTHMMTELVLQLAVIIIVARIGGYLFQKYLKGPSVLGELLSGIIIGPYALGSLNIPLWGPLFPPLDSSIPVSTELYSLAIIASILLLFLSGLETDLKTFMKYSVAGAVVGLGGLVFAFFLGAWITIPFGIADSIMDPQALFLGTIATATSVGITARILSEKRKMGSAEGVTILAAAVFDDVAGIIVLAIVVGMSKVGAAGGAINWSHIGFIAAKAVGFWIFFTVAGLLLATRITSVLKMFRSNETIAALCLGLAMLIAGLSEMAGLAMIIGAYIMGLALSKTDIVNELQEQLHGVYNLLIPVFFCVMGMMVNFGAMRSTLVFGLVYSSIAVLTKVLGCGLPAMLMKFTPRGALRIGFGMVPRGEVALIVAGIGVSSGLIGQDVFGVAIMMSMLTTVIAPPLLIKSFEGGSGVVGGSKEVKDDVMSIALKFPSDSVADFICGRILNAFRNEEFFVHGLHTDTPTYQIRKEEMTFTLIHDNENITITTPVKYQLVARMIILEEILTLQDLLESVKDMKSPDSMGNELMTGFF, from the coding sequence ATGATGTCTTTCCTTAATAATCTTTTCTTAATGCCTCTGGCCAACAGTGCAGCACCGGCAGGAACCGAAAATGTCACCCATATGATGACAGAGCTGGTTCTACAGCTGGCGGTGATCATCATTGTTGCGCGTATAGGCGGATATCTTTTTCAAAAGTACCTCAAAGGACCCAGTGTTCTCGGCGAACTGCTTTCAGGCATCATTATAGGACCCTATGCGCTCGGCAGTCTGAACATCCCTCTCTGGGGACCGCTGTTTCCCCCGCTGGATTCATCGATTCCCGTATCTACAGAACTGTACAGCCTCGCCATCATTGCATCCATTCTCCTTTTGTTTCTATCCGGTCTGGAAACGGATTTAAAAACATTCATGAAGTACTCCGTGGCCGGCGCAGTGGTGGGTCTCGGCGGACTGGTTTTTGCGTTCTTCTTGGGAGCATGGATCACCATCCCGTTTGGTATCGCTGATTCCATTATGGATCCACAGGCCCTGTTTCTCGGCACCATAGCCACGGCCACATCGGTAGGCATCACCGCACGCATTTTATCTGAAAAACGGAAAATGGGCTCGGCGGAGGGTGTCACTATTTTGGCTGCGGCGGTTTTCGATGACGTGGCGGGCATTATTGTGCTGGCCATCGTAGTAGGTATGTCGAAAGTAGGCGCAGCCGGGGGTGCCATAAACTGGAGCCACATTGGATTTATTGCGGCCAAAGCCGTCGGATTCTGGATTTTCTTTACCGTCGCAGGATTATTATTAGCAACTCGCATTACCAGCGTGCTGAAAATGTTTCGTTCCAATGAAACCATTGCCGCGTTATGCCTGGGCTTAGCGATGCTGATTGCGGGCCTTTCCGAAATGGCCGGTCTGGCCATGATCATCGGAGCCTATATCATGGGGCTGGCCCTGTCAAAAACCGACATTGTCAACGAACTGCAAGAGCAGCTGCACGGGGTTTACAACCTGCTCATTCCGGTCTTCTTCTGCGTTATGGGAATGATGGTTAATTTTGGTGCTATGCGCAGCACGCTCGTATTTGGCCTCGTATACAGCAGCATTGCCGTGCTGACCAAGGTATTGGGATGCGGCCTGCCCGCCATGCTTATGAAATTTACCCCGAGAGGGGCCCTTCGCATCGGTTTTGGCATGGTTCCCCGCGGTGAAGTGGCTCTTATCGTTGCCGGCATCGGGGTTTCCTCCGGCCTGATTGGCCAGGACGTATTCGGCGTAGCCATCATGATGTCCATGCTGACCACCGTCATCGCACCCCCGTTACTGATCAAATCCTTTGAAGGCGGTTCCGGAGTAGTGGGCGGATCAAAAGAAGTCAAAGATGATGTGATGAGCATCGCGCTCAAATTTCCCTCCGACTCCGTCGCCGACTTTATCTGCGGTCGCATTCTTAACGCGTTCCGAAATGAAGAATTTTTTGTGCATGGACTGCACACCGATACGCCAACGTATCAGATCCGCAAAGAAGAAATGACTTTCACCCTTATTCATGACAATGAAAACATTACCATCACAACCCCCGTTAAATATCAGCTGGTTGCCCGAATGATTATTCTGGAAGAAATTCTGACCCTTCAGGACTTACTGGAATCTGTCAAAGATATGAAAAGTCCCGACTCAATGGGCAATGAATTGATGACGGGCTTTTTCTAG
- a CDS encoding PTS sugar transporter subunit IIA has translation MRDRQQFFSRVNMKLLKLITEQTILLNLVSTNKNDVIREIMDSVISGTTDIDPANSDHIFKELLVRESKMSTGMQNGIAIPHCKSQYVNTMHVAIGISQSGIDFEALDGKTCHVFIMSLSPINRTGPHLQFLAEISQILSDERIRDRLLEAKTNAEVVQIITGT, from the coding sequence ATGAGAGACAGACAACAATTTTTTTCGAGGGTCAACATGAAATTACTGAAGTTAATAACGGAACAGACAATACTGCTCAACCTTGTATCTACTAATAAAAACGACGTAATCCGCGAGATAATGGACAGCGTGATTTCGGGAACGACGGATATCGACCCTGCCAACAGTGATCATATCTTCAAAGAACTGCTCGTTCGCGAAAGCAAAATGTCCACAGGCATGCAAAACGGAATCGCTATTCCCCACTGCAAAAGCCAATACGTAAACACGATGCATGTGGCCATCGGAATCAGCCAGAGCGGCATTGATTTTGAAGCTTTGGACGGCAAAACCTGCCACGTATTTATCATGAGTCTCTCTCCCATCAACCGAACCGGACCTCATTTACAATTTTTGGCCGAAATCAGCCAAATCCTTTCTGACGAACGCATAAGAGATCGACTGCTTGAAGCAAAAACAAATGCTGAAGTGGTTCAGATTATCACCGGAACCTAG
- the gspD gene encoding type II secretion system protein GspD, protein MKYFIAHTTKKYHRGLTILHALVIMAMLAASMPQAYAQRRGQKQVMLNFKDSPLEMVLSFYSQQLDDDHRTMIIPPGIKASITLKSQTRLTTDEAKEALHAILAMNNITLVPLGQKFYKVVQIATASQDGMPIATVLPNEQLPDTDQMISQMVELKYITAADAVPTVQQLLHGYGKIQTLERINAMIITDTSSNIRRVLEIIQFLDRPTVTKVETRVYEIKYAEAGKIAAKLNEIIADVQEGQTHKETIQSAAATTQTQPRGVTPPGVIRARQANAQATEPMAAQTQDDVDRGMVQGKVKIIADDRTGILLVISEPSNFAFFDKIVTVLDRPVEPEIAVHIEPLEYADADEIAGLLNDFIGAAKSEKKSTGTASSAGGEDGGDDSAKAKALQNYVQNQADSRTRTVLETEKAKIGQLSDSTKILADKRTNSLMLMGRKSDIAALREVIDQLDVMLAQVLIEAVIIEVGLSDSLEVGMDWLQRSITVYDTSSENSMSTRSPVYSFAGGQNMSEGDFTTLSDKLSGSAFNPVSGALSYYATFFDLNLDVILKLAATDRNARILQTPVILTTDNTEARIIVGEQRPIVTSVTSSSSTDNQTSHYEYKDIGIEIDVTPHINPERFVVMEIKQTANNVQGTEKIDNNNVPIITKREMEAQIAVKSRSTIVLGGLVSTDYSDSHSKIPLLGDIPVLGALFRSETKSERRTELLVLITPYVLMTPEEARVESTRLKNSTRAGDTPWPTGWSDSPLATPGPDVIKAREAAAKEQLKQEEFESRQSSRQQKLEEMRKTRQLMMADPFNASYIPEEEGVPLVDEVPVTTDASSSLDAVIVTEEAEKPLTTNPVIPEGEGMAPGDRAQNPEEDLDKMLMELQPLSRMELKPLSREEP, encoded by the coding sequence ATGAAGTATTTTATAGCTCACACGACAAAAAAATATCACAGAGGACTCACGATCCTGCATGCATTGGTGATTATGGCCATGCTCGCCGCATCTATGCCGCAGGCTTATGCGCAGCGACGTGGTCAGAAACAGGTGATGTTGAATTTCAAGGATTCACCCCTTGAGATGGTGTTATCATTTTATAGTCAGCAACTGGATGACGACCATCGTACCATGATTATTCCCCCGGGAATCAAAGCCAGCATAACGTTGAAAAGTCAGACCCGTTTGACCACCGACGAAGCGAAGGAGGCATTGCATGCTATTCTTGCTATGAATAATATCACACTGGTGCCGCTGGGTCAGAAATTTTATAAAGTCGTGCAGATTGCTACAGCCAGTCAGGACGGGATGCCTATTGCCACGGTGCTCCCCAATGAACAGCTGCCGGATACGGATCAAATGATTAGTCAGATGGTCGAATTGAAATATATCACTGCTGCGGATGCGGTTCCTACCGTACAACAGCTGTTGCACGGGTATGGTAAAATCCAGACACTGGAACGCATCAATGCCATGATTATAACCGATACCTCATCCAATATACGACGGGTTTTGGAGATTATACAATTTCTAGATCGTCCCACAGTGACCAAAGTGGAAACCCGCGTCTACGAAATAAAATATGCAGAAGCAGGAAAGATCGCTGCCAAGCTGAATGAAATCATAGCAGATGTGCAGGAAGGGCAGACCCACAAAGAAACCATACAGTCTGCGGCCGCGACGACTCAAACCCAGCCGCGGGGAGTTACTCCTCCCGGAGTGATTCGCGCACGCCAGGCCAACGCGCAGGCGACCGAACCCATGGCGGCCCAGACCCAGGATGATGTAGATCGCGGCATGGTTCAGGGCAAGGTGAAAATTATTGCCGATGATCGAACAGGGATTTTACTGGTGATTTCCGAACCATCGAATTTTGCCTTTTTTGATAAGATTGTGACGGTACTCGATCGTCCGGTAGAGCCGGAAATTGCCGTACACATTGAGCCGCTGGAATATGCGGATGCGGATGAGATCGCCGGTTTGCTGAATGACTTTATTGGCGCGGCCAAGTCTGAAAAGAAATCAACGGGAACCGCGTCGTCGGCCGGAGGAGAAGACGGGGGCGATGATTCGGCCAAGGCCAAAGCGTTGCAGAATTATGTGCAGAATCAGGCTGATTCCCGTACGCGCACAGTGCTGGAAACGGAGAAAGCCAAAATCGGCCAGCTATCTGACTCCACGAAAATTCTTGCAGACAAAAGAACGAATTCGCTCATGCTTATGGGGAGAAAATCAGATATCGCTGCATTGCGTGAAGTCATCGACCAGCTGGATGTTATGCTGGCGCAGGTTCTGATCGAAGCTGTAATTATCGAGGTGGGACTAAGTGACTCACTGGAAGTCGGCATGGATTGGCTGCAGCGCTCCATTACGGTGTACGATACATCGAGCGAAAACAGCATGTCCACCCGTTCGCCTGTGTATAGTTTTGCAGGGGGACAGAATATGAGTGAGGGGGACTTTACGACATTATCCGACAAATTGAGCGGAAGTGCCTTTAACCCGGTGTCTGGGGCATTGAGCTACTATGCCACTTTTTTTGATCTGAATCTGGATGTTATCTTGAAACTGGCGGCCACCGATCGGAATGCCCGCATATTACAGACGCCTGTTATTCTGACAACGGATAACACCGAAGCGCGAATTATTGTTGGTGAGCAGCGCCCGATTGTTACGTCGGTCACATCCAGTTCAAGTACAGACAACCAGACGTCGCATTATGAATATAAAGACATCGGTATAGAAATTGACGTCACGCCCCACATCAATCCGGAGCGGTTTGTGGTGATGGAAATCAAACAGACGGCCAACAATGTACAGGGAACAGAAAAAATCGATAATAACAATGTGCCGATCATTACCAAGCGGGAGATGGAAGCGCAGATCGCAGTAAAAAGCAGATCCACCATCGTTCTCGGAGGTCTCGTTTCTACGGATTACAGTGATTCTCATAGTAAAATTCCCCTGCTGGGTGACATTCCTGTGCTGGGGGCCTTGTTCCGCTCGGAAACAAAATCGGAACGCCGCACAGAGTTATTGGTTCTAATTACGCCTTATGTACTTATGACGCCAGAAGAAGCACGGGTAGAAAGTACGCGATTGAAGAATTCCACGCGTGCCGGCGATACGCCCTGGCCTACCGGCTGGTCTGACAGTCCACTGGCAACACCGGGGCCGGACGTGATCAAAGCACGGGAAGCGGCCGCAAAAGAGCAGCTGAAACAGGAGGAGTTTGAATCGCGTCAATCAAGTCGTCAACAAAAGCTGGAGGAAATGCGAAAAACACGTCAGCTCATGATGGCTGATCCTTTTAACGCCTCCTATATTCCGGAAGAAGAAGGCGTCCCTCTGGTAGATGAGGTTCCTGTGACAACCGATGCATCGTCTTCGCTTGATGCGGTGATTGTGACGGAGGAGGCAGAAAAACCGCTCACCACCAATCCGGTGATTCCGGAAGGAGAAGGAATGGCACCGGGGGATCGTGCCCAGAATCCGGAAGAAGATTTAGATAAGATGCTCATGGAGCTGCAGCCCTTAAGTCGCATGGAGCTGAAGCCTTTAAGTCGGGAAGAGCCATGA